Proteins from one Hyperolius riggenbachi isolate aHypRig1 chromosome 2, aHypRig1.pri, whole genome shotgun sequence genomic window:
- the DCTN2 gene encoding dynactin subunit 2: MADPKYADLPGIARNEPDVYETSDLPEDDQAEFDAEELTSTSVEHIIVNPNAAYDKFKDKKVGTKGLDFSDRISKSKRTGYESGEYEILGEGIGLKETPQQKYQRLLHEVQELTQEVEKIQSTVKESSTEEKLTPVVLAKQVATLKQQLVSNHLEKLLGPDAAINLTDPDGALAKRLLTQLDVAKTRKGPEGKAPAKGSDKDSGGLVTYELHCRPEQNKFSQAAKLAELEKRLGELESAVRCDQDPQNPLTVGLQGSNLMDTVEILQAKVNMLDVASLDQVEARLQSVLGKMNEIAKHKAAVEDADTESKVHQLYDIVQKWDSMSGTLPQVVQRLVALKQLHEQAMQFGQLITHLDTTQQMIANSLKDNKSALAVVQKAMKENLATVEDNFSTIDSRIKKLGK, encoded by the exons GAGGAGCTGACCAGTACGAGTGTAGAGCATATCATTGTGAACCCCAATGCAGCGTATGACAAATTTAAAGACAAGAAGGTTGGAACCAAGGGACTAG ATTTTTCCGATAGGATCAGCAAGTCGAAAAGGACAGGATATGAATCTGGTGAATATGAAATA CTAGGAGAAGGAATTGGCCTTAAGGAGACGCCACAGCAGAAGTATCAGCGGCTGCTTCATGAGGTACAGGAGTTGACACAAGAAGTGGAGAAAATACAG AGCACTGTCAAGGAATCATCCACTGAGGAAAAATTGACTCCCGTTGTTCTAGCCAAACAAGTAGCCACTCTGAAGCAACAGTTAGTATCTAACCACTTAGAGAAGCTGCTGGGACCGGATGCTGCTATCAACCTGACTGATCCTGACGGAGCGCTTGCAAA GCGTTTGTTGACTCAGTTGGATGTTGCGAAAACCAGGAAAGGTCCAGAAGGAAAAGCCCCTGCTAAGGGGTCAGACAAGGATTCTGGAGGTTTGGTCACCTATGAGCTACACTGCCGCCCTGAACAAAACAAGTTTTCCCAGGCAGCTAAG TTGGCTGAGCTTGAAAAGAGGCTAGGGGAGCTGGAATCTGCTGTACGCTGCGATCAGGACCCACAG aatcccCTCACTGTTGGCCTGCAAGGCTCAAATCTAATG GATACCGTGGAAATTCTGCAAGCCAAAGTAAACATGTTAGATGTTGCATCGCTGGATCAAGTAGAGGCCAGGTTACAG AGTGTCCTGGGAAAGATGAATGAAATTGCAAAGCACAAGGCAGCAGTTGAGGATGCAGACACAGAAAGCAAG GTGCACCAGCTGTATGACATTGTTCAGAAGTGGGACTCCATGTCTGGCACGTTGCCCCAGGTTGTTCAGAGATTGGTGGCATTGAAGCAGCTCCATGAACAAG CTATGCAGTTTGGCCAGCTGATCACTCATCTGGACACGACACAGCAGATGATTGCCAATTCTCTGAAGGACAACAAAAGTGCTCTGGCCGTG GTCCAGAAGGCCATGAAGGAGAATTTAGCTACAGTGGAGGACAACTTCTCTACTATTGACTCCAGGATAAAGAAGCTGGGCAAATGA